The genomic window GTAATGTTGCAGGATTTTTTTGGCTTAGGTTATACCTACCAGGAAAATCTTCTTACTGAAAATTATAGGAGATTAGGTCATGAAGTGGTAGTTATTACATCAACTTTTGAGAATGTCTTTGATTATACTCACGAAAAATATGATCCTTCCAAAAAAAAGAAAATAGAAGATTACCACGGGGCAAAAATAATCAGGTTGCCATATAGTTTGAATTTTTTAAATAAATTAAGAAAACATTCAGGAGTATATGAGATTCTTGCAGAAGAAAAACCAGACTTGATCTTTGCACATGATATTCATCTCAATTTAAAGGAAGCTGTAGAGTATCAAAAAAAATTCCCTGAATGTAAAATTATAATGGATTATCATGCAGATTACACAAATTCTGCAAAAAATTGGATATCCTTAAATATTTTACACAAACTTATCAGAAAACCATTTTTTAACAGATATAAAAAATATTTACATAAAATATATTCTATTGTACCCGGAAGTACCACGTTTCTGAATGAAGTTTATGATGTACCTTATGATAGCATAGAACTGTTGCCTTTAGGTTGCGATTATGCAAAATGCAATGAAGTAAGACAGAACACAAATATTTCAGAGATTAGAAATCAGTTTGGTATTAAAAAAGAAGATATCGTAATTATTACAGGCGGAAAAATAAATCAGCTAAAAAGAATTCACCTGGCTGTAGATGCTGTAAAAAGACTGAATTTAAAAAACGTACATTTAATAGTTTTTGGTAAAGGAGATGTAAATGACGAAGTGTATTATGAGCAAATGAAAAAAAATGCTGAAGGATATAATGTTCACTTTACCGGTTGGATCGACAGTCATACAACGTATGAACTGATGGCTGCATCCGATATTGCGCTTTTCCCATGCAGTCAGTCTGTACTTTGGCAACAGTCAATAGGGATGCATCTTCCGCTTATTGCCGGAGATTTCGGCGGACAGGATATGTCTTACCTGAACCGGAATAATAATTTAATTAAAATAGATGCTCAGGATATTAATGAAGAATATTTTTCGAAAATTTTGTTAGAATTAATTCAGACACCTGAAAAAATAGATCTCATGAAAAAGGGAGCAGAGAAGACAGCAAAAGAGTTTTTAGACTACGAAATAATAGCCAGAAGAACATTAGAAGATTAAGAGGCTAGTAGCAGGAAATATAATGATTAAAATTTTTCAAATATCAAGTGAGGTAAACAGTGGTTCTGTAGGCAGAATCGCAGAGCATATTGGTGAAAAGATAATTGATAACGGGTGGGAAAGCTATATCGCTTACGGAAGAGATCATAATCCCAGTAAATCCAATGTCATACCTATAGGAAATAAGATCAGCTTAATAAGCCATGGACTCAAAACCAGGCTTACGGATCGACATGGATTCGGATCTGTAGCCGCAACCAAAAAGCTTATTAAAACAATTAAGGAAATCAATCCTGATCTCATCCAGCTTCAGCACTTGCACGGATATTTTGTAAATATTGAAATTTTGTTTAATTTTTTATCAGAATTCAAAAAACCAATCGTTTGGACATTTCATGATTGTTGGTCTTTTACCGGACATTGTGCCTATTACGAATTTGTAGACTGCCATAAATGGAAGACGGAATGCTTTAAATGTCCACAGACTCATGATTATCCGCAATCGTATATAGATCAGTCTACCCGCAACTTCAGAGATAAAAAAAGGATTTTCAACTCTGTAGAAAATCTTACAATAGTACCTGTTTCCAACTGGATCGGTGATCAGGTAAAAGAATCTTTTTTGAAAAATTTCAGAGTACATACTATTCATAATGGAATTGATATTGAAAAATTTGCACCTCAAAATGCTGAATCTATAAAAGAGAAATATAACCTAAAAAACAAATTTATAATCCTTGGAGTAGCCAGCCCGTGGAGCGAGAGGAAAGGTTTGAAATATTTTGTTGAACTTTCGAAAAATATATCAGATGATTATCAAATAATTTTAATAGGTTTGAATGATGAACAAATTAAAAAATTGCCTTCCAATATAATAGGAGTCAAAAGGACGGAAAATATTAAAGAATTGGCAGAATTCTATTCGGTGGCAGATGTTTTTGTAAATCCTACTCTTGAAGACACATTCCCTACTACAAATCTGGAGGCACAGTCTTGCGGAACTCCGGTTATCACTTTTAAGACTGGTGGGGCACCGGAAGCAATTGATGAAAATACAGGAATTGTGGTAGAAAAAGGAAACGTACAGGGATTATTAGATGCCATTCAGGAAATCAAAAAAAATGGTAAACAGTTTTATACAAAAGAATGCAGAAAGAGAGCAGAATTGAAATTTAATAAAAATGACCGTTTTCAGGAATATTTAGACCTATATTGTGACATTTTAAAACTAAATTGATATGATAACAAAATTATTCACAGTGCTTTCAACCGTACTGCTACTTACCTGTGCGGGAAACGAAAAAAAACAAAATTTTGTATCACCAGAAATTGGAGGTATCCAAAACCCACCTCAAATATTAATTTGCTCTGATAATAAATCTAAAACTTTTACAGACTTTATTAATCGTGAGAAAATACAGTTTGTACAGTTCGTAAATGACGGCCAGTTTATAGATAAAAAAGTTCCTTTTACATTCAGTAAAGATCTTCTTATAAAAGAACTGGAAAGAGCTTATCCGGATCCAAACGCCTCCGGGATTGCTTACATTGATATTGAAGTACCTTATATAGACTATCTTAAAGAAGATGTCACTACAGATAATTATAAAAGAAGCGTTAAACTTTTTCTGGATGTCCTTGATTTTGTTAAAAAACAAAGACCAAATGTAAAATGGGGATATTATGGAATTCCTTATACTACATATTGGGGAAGAGATAAAAAGTTTTATGACCAATACAAAAAACTTGATCCGATAATTAGAAAAAGCGATATATTGTTTCCATCTATTTATATTTTCTACAATCATGTAAGCTTTAGTATGGAAAATGAAGACTATATTGAAGAAAATGCGGAAGAAATGATAAGAATCGCTAGTATTTATAATAAAAAGGTGTATCCTTTTGTAATGTCGCGCTACCATCCTTCCAATGCAAGCATTGGAAATCAAAAAATAAATGATTCGGATTTTAGAACATATATAACAGCTATTTCAAATGCAAAGTATAATAATAAGCATGTAGACGGTATTGTTCTTTGGAATGCAGATGGATATTCTTATCGCACCAGTGAGCCTGTTTTAAAAAAAGAACTTGAAAAAAATAAAATAACTAATTTTGACACGTTTTATGATCAATACATTATTGGTCTATTAAGCTTAATGAAAAAGGAAGTAGAAAAATAACACTTATGGAAGAAACAAGACCTTA from Chryseobacterium wanjuense includes these protein-coding regions:
- a CDS encoding glycosyltransferase family 4 protein, which translates into the protein MIKIFQISSEVNSGSVGRIAEHIGEKIIDNGWESYIAYGRDHNPSKSNVIPIGNKISLISHGLKTRLTDRHGFGSVAATKKLIKTIKEINPDLIQLQHLHGYFVNIEILFNFLSEFKKPIVWTFHDCWSFTGHCAYYEFVDCHKWKTECFKCPQTHDYPQSYIDQSTRNFRDKKRIFNSVENLTIVPVSNWIGDQVKESFLKNFRVHTIHNGIDIEKFAPQNAESIKEKYNLKNKFIILGVASPWSERKGLKYFVELSKNISDDYQIILIGLNDEQIKKLPSNIIGVKRTENIKELAEFYSVADVFVNPTLEDTFPTTNLEAQSCGTPVITFKTGGAPEAIDENTGIVVEKGNVQGLLDAIQEIKKNGKQFYTKECRKRAELKFNKNDRFQEYLDLYCDILKLN
- a CDS encoding glycosyltransferase family 4 protein, producing the protein MEKNRKKIVMLQDFFGLGYTYQENLLTENYRRLGHEVVVITSTFENVFDYTHEKYDPSKKKKIEDYHGAKIIRLPYSLNFLNKLRKHSGVYEILAEEKPDLIFAHDIHLNLKEAVEYQKKFPECKIIMDYHADYTNSAKNWISLNILHKLIRKPFFNRYKKYLHKIYSIVPGSTTFLNEVYDVPYDSIELLPLGCDYAKCNEVRQNTNISEIRNQFGIKKEDIVIITGGKINQLKRIHLAVDAVKRLNLKNVHLIVFGKGDVNDEVYYEQMKKNAEGYNVHFTGWIDSHTTYELMAASDIALFPCSQSVLWQQSIGMHLPLIAGDFGGQDMSYLNRNNNLIKIDAQDINEEYFSKILLELIQTPEKIDLMKKGAEKTAKEFLDYEIIARRTLED